A region of the Chitinophagaceae bacterium genome:
TTACCAATCTCATTCAAAAATCTACTGATGTTTTAGGAGGGAAGATAGATTTTATACTGCATTCCATAGGTATGTCTACTAACATCAGAAAAAATAAATCATACGGCGAACTTAATTACGAGTGGTATATGAAATCCTTAGACGTATCGGCTCTTTCGTTTCATAAGATGATGCACGTTGCGGAAAAATTAGATGCACTCAACGAATGGGGATCTATTGTAGCACTTACCTATATTGCGGCTCAAAAAACATTCCCTTTTTATACAGATATGGCAGATGCAAAAGCTACCTTAGAGTCAATAGCACGTGGATATGGCTATCGTTTAGGGAAATTAAAAAAAATAAGAGTCAATACTATTTCACAATCTCCTACCAAAACCACAGCAGGTTCAGGAATAGAGGGATTTGATGATTTTTTTGACTTTGCAAATAAGATATCTCCTTTAGGAAATGCTTCTGCGGAAGATTGTGCTAACTATTGTATCACGCTGTTCAGCGATTATAGTAGAATGGTTACGATGCAAAATCTTTTTCATGATGGTGGTTTTTCTACAACGGGTATATCAGAGGAAATAATGGACGTATTTAAAAAATAAAAACGTCTGTTCATGAATCATTTACAGAAAGAACCATTTTTTATATCCATTGTTATTCCTATAATGAATGAATCGGGGAATATAGAAGTATTATTGGACAGGATTAGTGCATCTTTGCAAGATCTTGAACGGTATGAAATAATTTTTGTAGATGATGGTTCTACCGATGAAACCCTTTCTCTTCTCAAGCAGTATCATTCTCATAATAAAAGAATACAATACCTTTCTTTTTCTCGAAATTTTGGTCATCAAAATGCCCTCAAAGCGGGTCTCCACTTTGCAAATGGAGATTGTGTTATCAGTTTGGACGGCGATTTACAGCATCCACCGGAACTCATACCCGAACTCATAGATAAATGGCTGAGTGGTTATGATGTTGTTTATACCATCAGAAAAGAAGACATCCATTTAAGTTTTTTGAAAAGAAAAACTTCTCATTTTTTTTATAAACTTATGAATATTGTATCAGATGTTCAATTAGAAGAGGGGAGTGCTGACTACCGTCTTATGGATAAATACGTAGTAGAGGTAATAAAAAAATTAGACGAGGATTCTCTTTTTTTCAGAGGTATT
Encoded here:
- a CDS encoding SDR family oxidoreductase; protein product: MYSLLKGKRGIISGALDENSIAWKVAQKANKEGAIFTLTNAPIAMRMGKINELSKECNAEIVPADATSIEDITNLIQKSTDVLGGKIDFILHSIGMSTNIRKNKSYGELNYEWYMKSLDVSALSFHKMMHVAEKLDALNEWGSIVALTYIAAQKTFPFYTDMADAKATLESIARGYGYRLGKLKKIRVNTISQSPTKTTAGSGIEGFDDFFDFANKISPLGNASAEDCANYCITLFSDYSRMVTMQNLFHDGGFSTTGISEEIMDVFKK
- a CDS encoding glycosyltransferase family 2 protein, producing the protein MNHLQKEPFFISIVIPIMNESGNIEVLLDRISASLQDLERYEIIFVDDGSTDETLSLLKQYHSHNKRIQYLSFSRNFGHQNALKAGLHFANGDCVISLDGDLQHPPELIPELIDKWLSGYDVVYTIRKEDIHLSFLKRKTSHFFYKLMNIVSDVQLEEGSADYRLMDKYVVEVIKKLDEDSLFFRGITKWIGFKQCSIEYTPAQRTWGESKYPFKKMVRFAVQGITSFSIQPLFLAIYLGFFFSFLSVLYIPYIIYTMYTNSHVPGWVSILMTVVFFGGVQLIVLGIMGVYIGKIFISQKKRPDYIIREKSDFLTEKK